From one Triticum dicoccoides isolate Atlit2015 ecotype Zavitan unplaced genomic scaffold, WEW_v2.0 scaffold170800, whole genome shotgun sequence genomic stretch:
- the LOC119344498 gene encoding 23 kDa jasmonate-induced protein-like, whose translation MQLGKPYLPHNMLNSGTFAQVTKTGPDRYGNGISVKCLIYNATGATLSLATYSDWHGHIYDTPYPSDIQNGQWGAFLHVHPRGAAAGSAGAVVYRTKLPSGDDGSCDWLFSNGAYTEIREEDHYPSVGSWDFIYNEKLENSNANSTDDNYGYVSKTDIGEGSTMNAPGVFQFPY comes from the exons ATGCAGTTGGGAAAACCCTATTTGCCGCACAATATGTTAAATAGTGGGACCTTCGCACAGGTGACCAAGACTGGGCCAGACCG GTACGGTAATGGAATATCTGTAAAATGCCTCATCTACAATGCCACCGGTGCGACTCTGAGCTTGGCTACCTACAGCGATTGGCACGGGCATATCTATGATACACCCTACCCATCAGATATTCAGAATGGGCAGTGGGGGGCATTTCTCCACGTCCACCCACGTGGAGCTGCGGCTGGTTCAGCTGGTGCCGTTGTGTATCGTACCAAGCTACCCTCCGGCGACGACGGCTCCTGCGATTGGTTGTTCAGCAACGGG GCGTACACCGAAATCCGTGAGGAAGACCACTACCCAAGTGTTGGAAGCTGGGATTTCATCTACAATGAGAAGCTGGAAAATTCAAATGCCAACTCTACTGATGACAACTATGGATATGTTTCCAAGACTGACATCGGTGAAGGCAGTACCATGAACGCCCCTGGAGTTTTCCAGTTTCCCTACTAG